One window of the Notolabrus celidotus isolate fNotCel1 chromosome 23, fNotCel1.pri, whole genome shotgun sequence genome contains the following:
- the LOC117807508 gene encoding uncharacterized protein LOC117807508 yields the protein MRPLLLPDVLRHTADLDLSVSVPVSVCGVSSLLRMDCENFSFSVSAEKTLFLFIFLLLFGETLAEGQSRVVGSTRAIVASPGEDVILPCHVEPSVNVVSFTVEWSKKDLHPDRNRYVHLYRNYQEVPNIKISSYEKRTELFTEDLRRGNISLKILNVTLEDEGMYRCYLPKLRSRTRFSIVQLVVGPHSLKTTETPLQLTSLHTPDLQGERNITGGLPRHRIIPACVVFLLLLVMGLGVTGYLKCNEEKFLQSKCFAWRPLVGKSEDSTESPQLGPFCLVQGIPNFSARDPENIGSERLVIPTVSQSG from the exons ATGCGGCCACTACTACTACCAGACGTGTTGAGACACACAGCTGATCTGGATCTCAGTGTTTCAGtccctgtttctgtctgtggtGTTTCGTCGCTGTTGAGGATGGACTGCGAGAATTTCAGCTTTTCAGTATCAGCTGAAAAAactctctttttattcatctttttgttGCTGTTCGGCGAAACGCTTGCAGAAG GTCAGTCTCGAGTGGTCGGGTCGACTCGCGCGATCGTAGCGTCTCCAGGTGAGGACGTCATCCTGCCGTGTCACGTGGAGCCATCGGTCAACGTGGTCAGCTTTACAGTTGAATGGTCCAAGAAGGACCTCCACCCTGACCGGAACAGATATGTCCACCTCTACCGAAATTACCAGGAAGTCCCAAATATAAAGATTTCGTCGTACGAAAAGAGGACAGAACTTTTCACAGAGGATCTAAGACGAGGAAACATATCGCTAAAGATTCTTAATGTAACTCTGGAGGACGAGGGGATGTACAGATGTTACCTCCCTAAGTTGAGGAGCAGGACGCGGTTTTCAATCGTGCAGCTTGTCGTTG GCCCACACTCTCTTAAAACAACAGAGACGCCACTTCAACTCACAAGTCTTCACACTCCTGATCTACAAGGAGAACGAAATATTACAG GTGGTTTACCCAGGCACAGAATAATCCCAGCTTGTgttgtcttcctcctcctcctggtcaTGGGACTTGGAGTCACAGGATACTTAAAGTGTAACgaggaaaag TTCTTACAATCAAAGTGTTTTGCTTGGCGGCCATTGGTTGGGAAGAGTGAGGACAGCACTGAGAGCCCACAACTGGGTCCTTTTTGTCTAGTGCAAGggatcccaaacttttcagcccgcgacccagAAAATATAGGTTCCGAAAGACTTGTGATCCCTACTGTCTctcaaagtggttaa